The Sebaldella sp. S0638 genomic interval AAAGTATCTTCCAAAGGGTGGCGGATCTATATTTACCTTTGAGCTGACAGGAGGTCTGGAAGCTGGGAAAAAGTTTATTGATTCGCTGGAACTGTTTTCTCATCTGGCAAATGTAGCAGATGCTAAGTCTCTGATAATACACCCGGCCAGTACCACGCACAGCCAGCTTACTGAAGATGAACTGAAAGCGTGTAACATAACTCCGGGAATAATAAGAATATCAGTGGGACTGGAGCATATTGACGATATTATAAGTGACTTAAAACAAGCTTTAGATAAAATCTGATAACTGAAAGGATAAAAATGAAAATAAAAGATATATACAAAAATAAAAAAGCTGTATTCTCGTTTGAAATATTTCCTCCAAATGAAAATTTTTCAAGTGAAAAATTATATGAGGTAATAAATGAGTTAAGTACCCAAAATCCTGACTTTATAAGTGTTACGTACGGAGCCGGCGGAACTACGAGAGGCGGAACTATAGAAATAGCATCATATATAAAAAACAAGCTGAATATAGAAACAGTGACCCATCTTACATGTGTAGGAAGCAGAAAAAGCGAAATAGAAAGTTTTTTGGATGAGCTGGAAAGTAATAATATTGAAAATATTCTCGCTTTAAGAGGGGATATCCCAAAAGATAAAGATGAAAATGTATATCATGAAGGAGATTTTTTATATGCCTCTGATCTTGTAAAAGAGATCAGGGCTACAAACAGATTTTCTGTGGGAGGAGCGTTTTATCCAGAAGTTCACCGTGAAAATAATGATTTGATTGATTTATTTAATCTTAAGAAAAAAGTAGACTCAGGAGTAGATTTTCTGGTATCACAAATATTTTTTGACAATGAAAGCTTTCTTGATTTTCGTGATAAAGCTGAGAAAGTGGGTATAAATACACCTTTGGCTGCGGGAATTATTCCTGTGACCAATGCGAAACAAATAAAGAGAATAACATCGCTATGCAATTGTAAAATACCCAAAAAGCTTGAAAAAATACTGAATGCATATGAGGATAACAGCGAGGCAATGTATCAGGCAGGAATAGCTTATGCAACGGAACAGATAATAGAACTCCTTTCGTCAGGAGTGAAGGGAATACATATTTATACAATGAATAAAACCCATGCAGTAAATGAGATATTGAAAAATATAAACAGTATAAGAAAATATTATGAATAATTAAAGGAGAGGAGGATTTTTATGTTGATATTAAATAAAAATATGCCTGTAATAGAGGAGTTAAAAGGTATGGTAAATATAAAGACAAAGGATGGAAAGCTAAATGTATCAAAAAAATCAAAGAAGATTCTGGTGTTGAATTTAATGCCTAACAAAGTAAAAACTGAATACCATATACTCAGACTCCTTAATACAAAGAATTCCGAAGAAGAAATAGAACCGTTTTTTCTGAAACTTGATACTCATAATTACAAAAATATAGATAGTGAGTATCTTGATGAATTTTATGTTTCATTTGAGGAAATAAAAAAACTTGATATCGAAGCAGCCATAATAACAGGTGCGCCCCTTGAAAAAATAAAATTTGAGGAAGTATCATACTGGGAAGAGCTTAAGAAAATATTTGAATTTATTAATAACTTAAAATCCTCTATTTTCATATGCTGGGGTTCTCAGGCAGCACTGTATTATTTTCATGATATACAAAAATATGATTATAATTGTAAGAAATTTGGTGTATTTACTCATAATTGCGAAAACAGCTCAAAGCTTTTTGAAAATCTGAAAAACGAAGATTTCAAAATACCGCACTCAAGGTACACATATGTAAAAAGGGAAGATATCAAGGAAAAAGCAAATCTGGAAATACTTCTTTCGGATGAAACCAATGAGCCTGTTATAATAAAAGACAATAATAAAATATATATATCAGGACATATGGAATATGATAAGTACAATCTGCGTGATGAATATATAAGAGATGTAAATAATAATCTGGATATAAGTATACCGGAAAATTACTTTTTAGATAATAAGCCGGAAAACACACCTGTTTTTTCATGGGAAAAATTTTCGAAAGTTTTTTATTCTAATTGGCTGGCCAGCTTTTGATTTTATTGAATATTATATATATGACGTTTAAGAAAAATTTTATTTATGATATAATAAAGCAATAAATGAAAAAAGGAGTGAAAATTTTGAAGAAATTATTTTTTCTTATGTTTATATTTTTTGGTTTTTGTATTAATGCAGAAAATTTTTTGAGCTATAAAGAGGTATCTGAACCTGAATATTTACTTATTTATGAAGCCAATGGTCTTTTTTTACAGGATGACAACAAAGGAATATCAGTTGAAGTAGAGAACGGAAATTATAAGTTTGTAGATAATGCACAGATAGTATATCTTACAATGAAGAATTCAGTTTTTGACGGGAAAATTTATGTTTATGATAAAAAGACTAATAAACGACTAAGTGTATACAGCTTCAAGAATGGAGTAGAAGATGGGAAATGGATAGAATACGATAAAAATGAAAAACCTGCTTCAATAGATTATATTAAAAATGGTTTGATCATGAAAAGGGAAACTTATGTAAACGGACAACTTGTTCTGACTAGGACTTTTAAAAACGGGATTACTGTGAATCCGTAAATTAATATGAGTTATAGGGGAATTAAAGTATTAAAAAAGACATTTATTAACAAAGTGTCTTTTTTTGAATAAGTGATTACAAATTTTAATATTTTATTCTAAATATAGCTATTGGGAGTATAAAATATATAATAAGAGCAGATATTGACATAAAAAATAATAAATCAAAGGGGGAGATATGAAAGGTGTAAAATTAATGATATGGGATGATTTTGGTCATAGATGTCCTGAATGGATAAATTATCCTAAAGAAAAAGAAATGACATTATCTAAAAAGGCAACAGCAGGAGAAACAGACTTCTTAATAATAGAATTATTGAGCCGAAATTATATTGATTTTTCTAATGGAATGGATGGATGTTTTGAAGACTTCATTGAAAGAAGTAAAAAGGGGATGAGTTTAGGCGGAGGAATAATATTTTATGAAGGGAAAAATGAAATTACTCCAGGGTGTTGTAATGATGGAATTGGAAATTTTAAAGGAATAATAAAAGAGATAAGAGAAAATGAACCAATGATTTGGTTAGGTCATGATCCTTATCCGGTTTTTGAATATTTAGAAAATGAAATAGTGGTATGGGCAGATGATTGTTTAGGAATCTGGGAAGAACCAATAGATAAATCAGGAGTGCTATCAATAATATATGAAAAAAATGACTTGTATAATAAATTGTCAAATCTTGATAATGACGTGAGAGATTTTTTTACACGACCTTTTTATGATAGGATTAATTATTATGATAAAAATTATTCAGATAAATTAGTTGATGTAATACTAACTCAGTTAAAAATAAAGTTATGATAATAAATATATATAATATATAAAAACTATATTTTATTTCTATTTTACTTATGAATATTAATGTACTATAATGAATTATAAAATTACGGGAGTGAAAATAATGACTTTAATATCTTTAAATAATAATTCTATAAATAAAATAAAAGCACATCATCATATTGGCAGAGTTTGAACCTGAAATATTATCGGGAGCAGACTCTTTTTGAACTTATAAATTCAAAATAGTCTGTGCCGGTTTATGAATAGATGGAGAATCTGGGCAGAAATGTCCGGATTTTTTTTTAGAAAGAATTTGAAAGGAGAGCAGAAAATGAAAAAGTTTATAGACAGTCTGAAAGAAGAAGAAAAGATAATTTTGAAACTGAGAAAGCATTATGAACAATACGGCTATAAAAAAATAAAGCTCAGTAAATTTGAAAGTTATGGTTTATATAATGAAAATGCTGATTTTATAAAAACCGAAAATATTATCACATTTATGGCACCTACAGGAAAATTACAGACATTAAGACCTGATGTTACTTTATCTATAGTAAAAAAGTTCGCCAGAGATCAGAAGAAAGAGATGGAAAAGCTGTATTACATAGAAAATATTTACAGGCTTTCAAAAGAAGATCTGGAGTATAAGGAATTGAATCAAATAGGCGTGGAGATACTTGGCGAGTCAGACGGTTACTCAGACTTTGAAATAATTAATCTTGCAGTAGAAAGTCTGGAACTGATAAATAAGAATTTTATACTGGATATTTCAAATATCAATTATCTGTCAGGATTATTCGAGGAAATGAAATTAGGTTATACTTTGGAAAAAGAGGTTCTTCTGAATATCCAGCATAAAAATGTACATGATTTGAAAAGGATTCTCACAAGAGAGAATGTAGAACCGAAATATAAGGAAATTCTAATAAAAATCCCATATTTATCAGGTAAATTTAATAGTGTAATAGAGGAAGCCGAAAAGCTTGTAATGAACGACAAAATGCAAAATGCTTTGGAAGAATTGAAAATACTGAGTCAGGGATTTCCTGAAAAGATAAAAAACGGAAAGATTCTGCTGGATTTTTCCATAGTAAACAGTCTTGATTATTATAATGGCCTTATCTTTCACGGGTATATAGAAAATAACCCGAAAATAATATTATCGGGCGGGAATTATGATAAATTGGTTGAGAAATATGATAAAAATAAAGGAGCAACAGGATTTGCCATCTATCTGGATGAACTGTCAGGAAAATATAAAATGGAAAAAGAATATGATTTTGATATCCTGATATTGTATAAAGACGGTGATTATGCAAAACTGCTGAATATTGTAAAAGATTATATAAAACAAGGGCTTACTATAAGAACTGAAAAATACAGGGAAGATTTCAGTACAAATTTTAAATATAAAGAAAAATATATTTTTGAAAATAACAGGCTCAGTGGAAAGGAGTAAATGTGTTAAATATAGCGCTGCCTAAAGGAAGGCTTGGAGATAAGACATACAGCTTATTTGAAAAAATAGGATACAAATGTGATGAATTAACCGAAGACAGCAGAAAACTTATTTTTGAGAATAAGGAGAAAAATATACGATACTTGCTTGTGAAACCGTCAGATGTAGGAATATACGTAGAGAAAGGTGCCGCAGACATAGGTGTGGTAGGGAAAGATATACTTTTAGAGAATGAATATGATATTTATGAACTCTTGGATCTGAAACTGGGAATATGTAAAATATCAGTTGCAGCCCTTGCAGGATATAAAGAGGATACGGAAAGAAAGCTTAGGGTAGCTACAAAGTATGTAAATACTGCCAAAAAGTATTATTCTTCATTGAACAGAGAAACAGATATAATAAAATTAAACGGTTCCATAGAACTGGCACCTATTCTGGAGCTTTCAGACGTAATAGTGGATATAGTGGAAACAGGAAATACTCTGAAAGAAAATAATCTGAAAGTAATAAATGATATTGAAGATATAAGCGCAAGGTTTATTGCAAATAAGACAAGTTATAAATTTAAAAATGAAGAGATAAAAAATATAGAAAAAAAACTAAGGGAGGTAATATGATAAAGACAATAAGATACAGCAGTGATACTGAACTGAGTGAGATATTTCCCAGAAGTCAGTTTGAATATGAAGATATTAACAAAAAAGTAAGAGATATAATAGAAGATGTAAAAGCTAACGGAGATAAAGCCCTCTATAAATACAGCGAGATGTTTGATGTAAAACTGGAGAGTCTTGTGGTAAGCAGCGAAGAGATAGAGGAAGCCTATAACAGAATTGATGAAGAATTCAAAGTGGTTTTACTTACAGCTGCTGAAAATATAAGAAAATTTCATGAAAAACAAGTCAGAAATAATTTTTTTATGAACGGAGAAGATGGAATTCTATTGGGACAAATGATAAATCCTATAGAAAAAGCCGGTATTTATATTCCCGGAGGAACGGCATCTTATCCATCTACAGTATTAATGAATGTGATACCTGCCAAGATAGCCGGCGTAGAAGAGATAATCCTTGTAACTCCGCCCAATAAAGCCGGAAAAATAGAAGATTCCATTCTTGCAGCTGCTAAAATAGCCGGAGCAGATAGAATATTTAAAATAGGGGGAGCACAGTCAATAGCAGCTTTAAGCTATGGTACTGAAACTATTCCAAAAGTATATAAAATAACAGGCCCTGGTAACATATATGTAGCTATGGCAAAGAAAATGGTTTATGGTGAAGTAGATATAGATATGGTGGCAGGGCCAAGCGAAATACTGGTAATTGCCGATGAGAACGCCATACCTGAAAATGTGGCTGCTGATCTGCTGTCACAGGCTGAGCATGACAAACTTGCTGCAAGTGTTTTGGTTACATCAAGTGAAGACCTTGCCGAAAAGGTAAGGATCGAACTGGAAAAACAGCTTGAAAAACTGCCAAGAAGAGAAACAGCAGAAGAATCATTGAAAAATAATGGAAGAATCATAATAACAAATACAATAGAAGATGCTGTAAAAATCAGCAATGAAATAGCACCGGAACATTTGGAACTTTGTGTAAGCGATCCGTTTTCCATCCTTGGAAAAATAAAGAATGCAGGTTCTATATTTTTAGGGAATAATACTCCAGAAGCATTGGGTGATTATCTTGCAGGACCGAATCATACACTGCCTACAAGCGGAACGGCAAAGTTTTCTTCGCCGCTGTCTGTAGATGACTTTATAAAGAAATCTTCTGTAATATACTATACTAAAGAAGCACTGGAAAAAGTAAAAGACAAAGTAATATGCTTTGCAGAAAAAGAAGGACTCAGCGCACATGCGGAGTCGGTAAGAATAAGAGTTGAAGGTGGTAAAAAATGAGCAGATTCTGGAATAATAAAGTAAAAGAGCTGGTTCCTTACACTCCGGGCGAACAGCCGAAAGACAAAAAATATATAAAACTGAATACAAATGAGTTTCCTTATTCACCGTCTCCAATGGTGGAAGATATAATAAAAAATTATGATTTTGAAGATTTGCGGCTGTATCCTGACCCTGATGTATCTGAACTAAAAAACGAAATTGCTTCATTCTATAATCTTGATACAGAAAATATATTCATAGGAAATGGTTCAGACGAAATTCTGGCTTTTGCTTTTATGACATATTTTAACAGCGGGGATAAAATATATTATCCGAATATAACATACAGCTTTTATCCTGTATATTCTGACTTATTTAATCTGAATCCGGAGACAATTCCTCTGAATGAAAGTTTTGAGATAGAGACTGATGATTATGAAAATCTAAACGGAGGAATAATTCTGGCTAATCCCAATGCCCCTACGAGTATTGCCTTGGTAAAGGGAGATATAGAAAAAATTATAGCTGCTAATAAAGATAATGTAGTAATAATTGATGAAGCATATATAGATTTCGGAGGAGAATCCGTATTGGATCTGATAAATAAATATGATAATCTGCTGGTTGTCCAGACATTTTCAAAATCAAGGGCGCTTGCCGGAATGCGTCTGGGCTTTGCAGCGGGAAATAAAGAGCTTATAAACGGTCTGGATAAGGTAAAGTTTTCTTTTAATTCTTATACAATTAACAGATTGTCCATAAAAGCCGGTGCAGCAGCTGTGAGAGACAGGGAATATTTCAAAAAAACAGTTGAAACACTTGTGAAAACAAGAGAAAAAACAAAAGTAGTTTTGAAGGAATATGGTTTTTTTGTTCCTGACTCTAAGGCAAACTTTCTATTTGTGAGTCATAACAGAATTTCCGGGGAAGAATTGTATCTAAGACTGAAAGATGAAGGAATTCTGGTAAGGTACTTCAAAAAGCCCAAAATAGACAATTTCATAAGGATAACTATAGGAACTGAAAAAGAGATGGAAATATTTACTGAAAAAATAAAAGAAATTTTAAAATAATTATTTTGAATATAATTTAGAAAAATGCTGGGAGGAATCGCCTTGAGAGAGACAATAATAGAAAGAAAGACCAATGAAACAGATATAAAGGTAAAACTAAATCTGGACGGAACAGGAAAATATAAAAATGATACAAAAATAGGATTTCTTAATCATATGCTTGATTTATTTGCAAAACACGGAAGATTTGATATGGAAGTTATCTGTAACGGAGATGTTGATGTAGACTATCATCACTCTGTGGAGGATATAGGAATAGTAATTGGAAAATGTTTTGCTGATATACTTGGGGATATAAGGGGAATAAAGAGATACGGGAATTTCTACATGCCGATGGATGAGGCTTTGACTCTGGCGGCAATAGATGTATGCGGACGTTCATATTTAAAATTTGATGTAGATATTCCTACACAAAAAGTAGGAAGTTTTGATACGGAACTGGTAAAGGAATTCTTTCTTGGCTTTACAAGAGGGATAGAAGCTACAATACATATAAAGACTTTCTACGGAGAAAATTCTCATCACATAATAGAATCTGTATTTAAAGGATTTGCAAGAGCTATGGCACAGGCAGTGGAGATCGATGAGAAATTTAAGGATGAGATATTGTCTACAAAGGGAGTGTTAGCATGATAGCTGTAGTTGATTACGGTGTAGGGAATTTATTCTCGTTAAAATCATCGCTTGATTATACAGGACTTCAAAATATATTTACAAATAATGAAGAAGAAATAAGAAATGCAGATGCTTTGATACTTCCCGGAGTGGGAGCTTTCAGGGATGCGATAGATATTCTCAATAAGACAGGACTGGGAAACGTGGTAAAAGAGGAAGCCGGGAAAGGAAAAAAAGTATTGGGAATATGTCTCGGCATGCAGCTTTTATTTGACAGGAGTCATGAATATGGTGATTATAAAGGGCTTGGACTTATAAAAGGAGATGTAGTTGCCATGAAAGATAATATTGAAAATAAAAAGCTGAAAATTCCGCATATGGGCTGGAATAGTCTCGAATTTTTTAAGGAAGATGAGATTTTGAAATATATAAATGAGGGTGAATATGTATATTATGTGCATTCATATTATGCCAAAAACTGTGATGAATCTGTAATTGCCTGTTCGGATTATGAGATAAAGATACCCGGAATAGTAAAAAGCAATAATATTTACGGCATACAGTTCCACCCTGAAAAGAGCGGGAAAACAGGATTAAATATATTAAAAGCTTTTGGGGAGATGATATAAATGGTAATATTTCCGGCAATAGATCTGAAAAACGGGGAAGCAGTGAGACTAACACAGGGAGACTATAATCAGGTAAAGGTATATTTCAAAAATCCCGAAGAAGTCCTTGAATTTTTTAAGAAAAATAACAGCAGTCATCTTCACATAGTTGATCTTGACGGGGCAAGCAGCGGTAAAACAGAGAATTTTGATACTATAAAAAAACTTGTAGAAAACAGCGACTTTTTTATTCAGGTCGGTGGTGGAATCAGGAACGAAGAAAGAATAAAAAGGTATTTGGAACTTGGAGTCAGCAGGGTGATATTAGGAACAGCAGCAATTGAAAATCCTGAATTTCTGGTAGAAATGGTTCATAAATACAGAGATAAGATAGCAGTTTCAGTAGATGCACACGATCAGAAAGTAGCAGTAAACGGTTGGAAAGAAGTAAAGTCAATAGATTCTTTTGAATTCTGCAAAACATTATCGGACATTGGGGTTGGTAATATTATCTATACTGATATTTCCAAAGACGGAAAAATGAGCGGAACAAATATTGAGATATATAGAAGATTAAGCAAAGAAATAAAGTCAAAAATAACAGCTTCCGGAGGAATAACATATAAAGAAGAAATAAGCGAACTGAAATCTTTAAATATATACGGGGCAATAGTAGGAAAAGCTATATACGAGAATACTCTGAATCTGGAAGAGATTATAGGAATAGCCAAATAAATTCAGGAGGAAGTCTGATGATAACAAAAAGAATAGTTCCCTGTCTTGATGTAAGGGACGGAAGAGTAGTAAAGGGAAAAAATTTTAAAGGGATTCAAGATGTAGATGATCCTGTGGAACTTGCAAAATTTTATAACGAGTCTGGTGCTGATGAGCTGGTATTTTATGATATAACTGCTTCCTTTGAAAAGAGGGGAATCTTTATAGATGTATTAAAAAATGTAGCTAAAGAAGTATTTATTCCGCTGACAGTAGGCGGAGGAATAAATAGTGTAGATGATTTTGATGCAGTATTAAAAGCCGGTGCTGACAAAGTAAGTGTAAATTCCGGAGCTGTAAAGAATCCTGATCTCATCAGGGAAGCTGCTGAAAAATACGGGAATCAATGTGTTGTTTTGTCAATTGATATAAAAAGAGTAGATGGAAGATACTGTGTTTTTTCTAACGGCGGAAGGATAAATACAGGAATAGATGCAATAGAATGGGCTGAACTGGGAGAGAAAAACGGTGCAGGCGAACTGGTAGTTAATAGTATAGATACAGATGGAGTAAGGAACGGTTTTGATCTGGAATTATTAAAAGATATAAGCCAAAATCTGAGTATACCGGTAATAGCTTCAGGCGGCGCAGGTTCGATGGAACATTTCAGGGATGTATTTATGCTGGACGGAGTAGATGCCGGACTGGCTGCTTCTATATTTCACTTTAAAGAAATAGATATAATGGATTTGAAAAGATATTTGAAAAATAATAATATAGTAGTAAGAATATAGGAGGAAATATGGTATTATATAATAACATAAAGGAACTAAAGTTTGACAAAAACGGTCTTATGCCTGCAGTGGTTCAGGATTATTATACAAAAGAAATTCTGACTGTAGCATATATGAATTCCCAAAGTCTGGAAATCACTATTAAAGAGGGAAAAACATGCTTTTACAGCAGAAGCAGACGGGAACTCTGGAGAAAGGGCGAAACTTCAGGTAATTATCAGCATGTAGTCAGTATAAAATCTGATTGTGATAATGATTCTCTTGTAATAGAAGTGATCAAGGATGGACCGGCATGTCACACAGGAACAGAATCTTGCTTTAATAATTTACTTTTCAAAACTCGTGAGGAAAATTTTACTATTAAAAAACTGTATGATTTGATAAAAGAAAGAAAAACAAGTAATACAGAAAATTCTTATACTTCTTATTTATTTGAAAAAGGTCTGGATAAAATACTGAAAAAAATTGGAGAAGAGTGTACCGAAGTAATAATAGGTGCCAAAAATTCCGGAAACGAAGAACTTATATATGAACTTGCAGATCTTACTTATCACTCAATGGTTCTTATGATAGAAAAAGGCATTACTCTTAATGATATAAAAGCAGAATTAGAAAGAAGGCAGGTAGTCGACAAGAAGGTGAAACAGGAAAAGATGAAATAAAGGAGGTAATATGAAATTTTTATCAAACTTGCATACTCATACACTTTACTGTGATGGTAATAATGAAGCTGAGGACTATATAAAAAAAGCAATAGAACTGGGATTTGTGAGTATCGGCTTTTCAGGTCATTCATACATTGCGGGAAATCTTGGTGAGGGCTGGTGCATGAGTGAAGAAGGAACTTTGGAATACATAAAAGAACTAAAGAATTTAAAAGAAAAATACAAAGATAAAATCGAAGTTTATATTGGTCTGGAAACAGATTACTATTCCGGTTATAAAAAAGATATAAAGGGTAAATTATCTCTGGACTATACTTTGGGATCTGTCCATTTAATAAAAAATGAAACTAACGGTAAATACTACAGTATTGACAGTTCGCCGGAAATAACCGAAGAGGGAATAAAAGCTTTCGGGGGAGTAAATAACTATATAAAAAAATATTACGATACATTATTAAAAATGATTGTGGAACAGGAGCCGGACATTATCGGCCATATCGATCTTGTAAAAAAGTTTAATTCTGGAAACAGATATTTTGATGAAACTGAAGATTGGTATGTAAATCTGATTAACGAAACTCTTGATAAAATAAAAAATACTAATTCTATAATTGAGATTAATACCGGGGCTATGTCAAGAGGGTGGACAGACTTTCCTTATCCGTCTAAGTTTATTCTGGAACTTATTCTGAAGAAGGATATTCCGATAACACTAAATTCTGATGTGCATTCAGTAGAAAATATAGATTATTATTTTGATGAATCTATGGAAGTAGTAAAGGAAACAGGATTCAAAAAAATGAAAATTTTGAAAGGATCAAAATTTCAGGATATTGAAGTAAAATAGTATCCTGAATGTTTTGATATAACAAAATATAATTTTTTTATTATATAAATTTTACAAAAAGGAGAGTAGTAGAAATGGAAAATGAAAGATACGAACTTAACAAAAATCTGGCTCAAATGCTGAAAGGCGGAGTTA includes:
- the hisH gene encoding imidazole glycerol phosphate synthase subunit HisH, with product MIAVVDYGVGNLFSLKSSLDYTGLQNIFTNNEEEIRNADALILPGVGAFRDAIDILNKTGLGNVVKEEAGKGKKVLGICLGMQLLFDRSHEYGDYKGLGLIKGDVVAMKDNIENKKLKIPHMGWNSLEFFKEDEILKYINEGEYVYYVHSYYAKNCDESVIACSDYEIKIPGIVKSNNIYGIQFHPEKSGKTGLNILKAFGEMI
- the hisC gene encoding histidinol-phosphate transaminase, with amino-acid sequence MSRFWNNKVKELVPYTPGEQPKDKKYIKLNTNEFPYSPSPMVEDIIKNYDFEDLRLYPDPDVSELKNEIASFYNLDTENIFIGNGSDEILAFAFMTYFNSGDKIYYPNITYSFYPVYSDLFNLNPETIPLNESFEIETDDYENLNGGIILANPNAPTSIALVKGDIEKIIAANKDNVVIIDEAYIDFGGESVLDLINKYDNLLVVQTFSKSRALAGMRLGFAAGNKELINGLDKVKFSFNSYTINRLSIKAGAAAVRDREYFKKTVETLVKTREKTKVVLKEYGFFVPDSKANFLFVSHNRISGEELYLRLKDEGILVRYFKKPKIDNFIRITIGTEKEMEIFTEKIKEILK
- the hisD gene encoding histidinol dehydrogenase, whose translation is MIKTIRYSSDTELSEIFPRSQFEYEDINKKVRDIIEDVKANGDKALYKYSEMFDVKLESLVVSSEEIEEAYNRIDEEFKVVLLTAAENIRKFHEKQVRNNFFMNGEDGILLGQMINPIEKAGIYIPGGTASYPSTVLMNVIPAKIAGVEEIILVTPPNKAGKIEDSILAAAKIAGADRIFKIGGAQSIAALSYGTETIPKVYKITGPGNIYVAMAKKMVYGEVDIDMVAGPSEILVIADENAIPENVAADLLSQAEHDKLAASVLVTSSEDLAEKVRIELEKQLEKLPRRETAEESLKNNGRIIITNTIEDAVKISNEIAPEHLELCVSDPFSILGKIKNAGSIFLGNNTPEALGDYLAGPNHTLPTSGTAKFSSPLSVDDFIKKSSVIYYTKEALEKVKDKVICFAEKEGLSAHAESVRIRVEGGKK
- the metF gene encoding methylenetetrahydrofolate reductase [NAD(P)H] produces the protein MKIKDIYKNKKAVFSFEIFPPNENFSSEKLYEVINELSTQNPDFISVTYGAGGTTRGGTIEIASYIKNKLNIETVTHLTCVGSRKSEIESFLDELESNNIENILALRGDIPKDKDENVYHEGDFLYASDLVKEIRATNRFSVGGAFYPEVHRENNDLIDLFNLKKKVDSGVDFLVSQIFFDNESFLDFRDKAEKVGINTPLAAGIIPVTNAKQIKRITSLCNCKIPKKLEKILNAYEDNSEAMYQAGIAYATEQIIELLSSGVKGIHIYTMNKTHAVNEILKNINSIRKYYE
- the hisF gene encoding imidazole glycerol phosphate synthase subunit HisF: MITKRIVPCLDVRDGRVVKGKNFKGIQDVDDPVELAKFYNESGADELVFYDITASFEKRGIFIDVLKNVAKEVFIPLTVGGGINSVDDFDAVLKAGADKVSVNSGAVKNPDLIREAAEKYGNQCVVLSIDIKRVDGRYCVFSNGGRINTGIDAIEWAELGEKNGAGELVVNSIDTDGVRNGFDLELLKDISQNLSIPVIASGGAGSMEHFRDVFMLDGVDAGLAASIFHFKEIDIMDLKRYLKNNNIVVRI
- the hisG gene encoding ATP phosphoribosyltransferase, which gives rise to MLNIALPKGRLGDKTYSLFEKIGYKCDELTEDSRKLIFENKEKNIRYLLVKPSDVGIYVEKGAADIGVVGKDILLENEYDIYELLDLKLGICKISVAALAGYKEDTERKLRVATKYVNTAKKYYSSLNRETDIIKLNGSIELAPILELSDVIVDIVETGNTLKENNLKVINDIEDISARFIANKTSYKFKNEEIKNIEKKLREVI
- a CDS encoding homoserine O-succinyltransferase, which produces MLILNKNMPVIEELKGMVNIKTKDGKLNVSKKSKKILVLNLMPNKVKTEYHILRLLNTKNSEEEIEPFFLKLDTHNYKNIDSEYLDEFYVSFEEIKKLDIEAAIITGAPLEKIKFEEVSYWEELKKIFEFINNLKSSIFICWGSQAALYYFHDIQKYDYNCKKFGVFTHNCENSSKLFENLKNEDFKIPHSRYTYVKREDIKEKANLEILLSDETNEPVIIKDNNKIYISGHMEYDKYNLRDEYIRDVNNNLDISIPENYFLDNKPENTPVFSWEKFSKVFYSNWLASF
- the hisB gene encoding imidazoleglycerol-phosphate dehydratase HisB, with protein sequence MRETIIERKTNETDIKVKLNLDGTGKYKNDTKIGFLNHMLDLFAKHGRFDMEVICNGDVDVDYHHSVEDIGIVIGKCFADILGDIRGIKRYGNFYMPMDEALTLAAIDVCGRSYLKFDVDIPTQKVGSFDTELVKEFFLGFTRGIEATIHIKTFYGENSHHIIESVFKGFARAMAQAVEIDEKFKDEILSTKGVLA
- a CDS encoding ATP phosphoribosyltransferase regulatory subunit; the protein is MKKFIDSLKEEEKIILKLRKHYEQYGYKKIKLSKFESYGLYNENADFIKTENIITFMAPTGKLQTLRPDVTLSIVKKFARDQKKEMEKLYYIENIYRLSKEDLEYKELNQIGVEILGESDGYSDFEIINLAVESLELINKNFILDISNINYLSGLFEEMKLGYTLEKEVLLNIQHKNVHDLKRILTRENVEPKYKEILIKIPYLSGKFNSVIEEAEKLVMNDKMQNALEELKILSQGFPEKIKNGKILLDFSIVNSLDYYNGLIFHGYIENNPKIILSGGNYDKLVEKYDKNKGATGFAIYLDELSGKYKMEKEYDFDILILYKDGDYAKLLNIVKDYIKQGLTIRTEKYREDFSTNFKYKEKYIFENNRLSGKE
- the hisA gene encoding 1-(5-phosphoribosyl)-5-[(5-phosphoribosylamino)methylideneamino]imidazole-4-carboxamide isomerase, encoding MVIFPAIDLKNGEAVRLTQGDYNQVKVYFKNPEEVLEFFKKNNSSHLHIVDLDGASSGKTENFDTIKKLVENSDFFIQVGGGIRNEERIKRYLELGVSRVILGTAAIENPEFLVEMVHKYRDKIAVSVDAHDQKVAVNGWKEVKSIDSFEFCKTLSDIGVGNIIYTDISKDGKMSGTNIEIYRRLSKEIKSKITASGGITYKEEISELKSLNIYGAIVGKAIYENTLNLEEIIGIAK